A part of Brassica rapa cultivar Chiifu-401-42 chromosome A05, CAAS_Brap_v3.01, whole genome shotgun sequence genomic DNA contains:
- the LOC103868511 gene encoding uncharacterized protein LOC103868511 translates to MNIFLRCFKPKFYKKSKSTTSYMKIRLDIVRKKRIAMVNFLEMDIVDFLKNGLEYNAYTRAEMLLEELRIISCYDIIERFCDSISENLSLMLKKRECPEECKEAVSSLIHAAAWVPDVPELKDLRAVFTKRFGSFIHSSVNHELVEKTELRSRPSRELKIQTVKDIAKEFSIDWDPTALNLFLLGQTSSSQIDDKVETGTDDSKIREEKSIVNDQSENESVLSESWTRDSLSKGSLSSSSSSSLSSPRRDSEKKKILPYGLISPPRTKPGGRNN, encoded by the exons atgAACATTTTTCTTAGGTGCTTCAAACCCAAGTTCTACAAGAAAAG CAAGTCTACAACCAGTTACATGAAGATTCGGCTGGATATAGTGAGGAAAAAAAGGATTGCGATGGTTAATTTCTTGGAAATGGACATTGTGGATTTTCTCAAGAATGGCCTAGAGTATAATGCTTATACAAGA GCAGAAATGTTACTCGAAGAACTTAGGATTATATCATGTTATGATATCATTGAACGATTTTGTGACTCTATATCTGAAAATCTCTCACTAATGCTGAAGAAAAG GGAATGTCCTGAAGAATGCAAAGAAGCTGTTTCATCTTTGATACATGCAGCTGCATGGGTTCCTGATGTTCCTGAACTTAAGGATCTTAGAGCCGTGTTTACGAAGAGATTTGGGAGTTTCATTCATTCATCTGTAAATCATGAG CTCGTTGAGAAAACTGAATTGCGAAGTAGACCATCACGTGAACTGAAGATTCAGACAGTGAAAGATATTGCTAAAGAGTTTTCGATTGATTGGGATCCTACAGCTCTGAATCTGTTTCTGCTTGGACAAACTTCATCTTCGCAA ATTGATGATAAGGTAGAGACAGGAACTGATGATTCGAAGATTAGGGAAGAGAAAAGTATAGTAAATGATCAAAGCGAGAATGAATCGGTTCTTTCAGAGAGCTGGACAAGGGATTCATTGTCTAAAGGTAGTTTGAGTTCTAGTTCGAGCTCGAGTCTTAGTTCTCCAAGAAGAGACTCtgaaaagaagaagattctGCCTTACGGACTAATCTCTCCTCCACGCACGAAACCAGGAGGTAGAAACAATTGA
- the LOC103868512 gene encoding uncharacterized protein LOC103868512: protein MICGYFKPKFYKKCKHLIKFIKIRLNIQRKKKNAMVSFLKTDIVEILKTGQEDDERAYIKVEELLEYRQMIASYDLIERCCDCISSNLPLMLNQRECPEECREAVYSLIYAAAWVRKVPELKDLRALFTRRYGDSIDAYINQELVEKLVWRKPSREFKVQTLQEIAQEAKISWDSLSKGSLSSSSSLSSKRRESVKKIFPYKKQGAQNDEQGHDEKKDESTVQEKSRLRGPPRQCESHKHKQ, encoded by the exons ATGATTTGTGGTTACTTCAAACCCAAGTTCTACAAGAAATG CAAACATTTGATCAAGTTCATCAAGATTCGGCTCAATATAcagaggaaaaagaagaacgCTATGGTTAGCTTCTTGAAGACAGATATAGTGGAGATTCTCAAGACCGGCCAAGAAGATGATGAAAGAGCTTATATAAAA GTAGAAGAATTACTCGAATACCGTCAAATGATAGCATCTTATGATCTCATTGAGAGATGTTGTGACTGTATCTCTTCCAATCTCCCGTTAATGCTAAATCAAAG GGAATGTCCTGAAGAATGCAGAGAAGCTGTATACTCTCTGATATATGCAGCAGCATGGGTTCGCAAAGTTCCTGAACTTAAAGATCTAAGAGCTTTGTTTACGCGTAGATATGGAGATTCCATTGATGCCTATATAAATCAAGAG CTTGTTGAGAAACTTGTATGGCGAAAACCTTCAAGAGAATTTAAGGTTCAGACATTGCAAGAGATTGCTCAAGAGGCTAAGATCAGTTGGGATTCTTTGTCCAAAGGCAGTTTGAGTTCCAGTTCAAGCTTGAGTTCTAAAAGAAGAGAATCAGTGAAGAAGATTTTTCCTTACAAGAAACAAGGAGCACAAAACGATGAACAAGGGCACGACGAGAAGAAAGATGAGAGTACTGTTCAAGAAAAGTCGAGGTTACGTGGACCCCCAAGGCAGTGCGAGTCTCACAAGCACAAGCAGTAA